In Nocardia asteroides, the DNA window TGTTGGCGCTGGTGCAGTATCTGCAAGGGTTCCAGCGCCCGGTCCCGTAGTTGCTGGGCACGCAACAACTCTTGGCGGGCGGTGTGTGCATCAGCGATCGCGACGAGGGTACGCATCAGCTGCTCGACCAGCCGTACCGTCTCCGACGCCGGGTCGTTCCGATCGGCGTACTTGGCGAGCTGGATGAGGATCACCGCTACCGCCCCCAGCCCCGGCGGCCGCTGTCCCGCTGCGGGTGGGCGCCACCGCAGATGGGCGGGTACCTGTGCGGAGCGGGTCAGCTCTGTCGCCGCGGCCGCGAACACACCAGGTTTGGATTCCACGCGCCGCGACCAGGCCGCGAACACTCCCGCCGCTCGCCCGGCCGCACGCGCCCACTCGCCGTGATTCTCCGGCGGGATGCTCGCGAGATAGTCGTTCCACTTCTGCAGATCCTGGTGCGCCCGCGCCCACAGTTGCGGATCGTCGAGGGCTTGCGCTTCACGCCCACGCTGCCCACCGCTGCGGCGGCCGGCCTTCCACGTCTTCAACGCCTCCGCCCGCGCCTCCGGGGAGTCGTCCCACTGATCCCGCAGTGCAGGCAGCGCCAGATCCTTCGACAACAGACCCCCACTGCACCACGGCCCGGTGTGGGTGAGTTCTTCCAGCGTCAACGGCTTTCCGCCGCTCGCCAACCGCGCGGCCTCGGTCTTGCGGTCGGCGGCGATGTCGGCGGGGCTGCGCCACCGCACCGCGTACCCGGTCACATCCTCGCCGCCCTTGCTGTAGCGGGGGCGGATCGAGATCCCCGCGTCCCGCACCCGACGCACGAACTCCGCCTCGGTCGCGCTCGCCGACGCCAACGCCCGCACCTCCAGCCGCAACCGCTCCCGCTCGGTCAGATCCCCACCAGAGCGGTCACGACGTTCGGTCTCCGCCCGCGAGTTCCCCCGCAGCGCGCCGCCGTCCTCCCGAGACGCCAGCACCTCCAACCCGTAACGGTGCTCCAGAAGGTTGACCACCTTCTGAGAGCGCGCGTAATCACCCATCGGCCGCCCCGTGACCGGGTCACGCATGAACGTGTCCACCACGCTGCCGTCCTCACGGATGAGGGACGCGGCGATGTGGATATGGTCCCCTCCGGAGCGGTCCGCACCCGCGCGGCCGTGGCGCACCGCCACCCACCGCACCCCGGCCTGGGTGGGGTCGACGAACCCCATCTCCTTCATGAAGTCTTCCGCGATCGCCTTCCACGTCTCGTCCGACAGATCGCCCTCTTCGGCACGCAACGCCAACGAGCAGTGCCACACCGGCGCATCCCGCAACACACCCTTCTCACCCTTCTCCGGGCGCTCGATCACCTCCACCGCACCGGTGTTCGCACTCGCAGCGCGGGCCCGCATCCGAGCACGGGTGCCGTGCAGCTTGCGCGGCAGATCCATCTCCCGCGCGATCTCCAACGCCACATCGCGCGCAGCCCGGTTGGACTCCGGGCCGTCGAACCGGCCCAACCATGCCGCGCGCATCACCGACGCCGACCCAGCGACCACGTGCCGATCGGTGTGCTCGTTGGCCTTCCCTGGCCCGAGCAGATACACCATCAGCCCGCCGAGCTTGGCGCCGCGATTGATGTTCGGATTCACGACCCCGCCCTCACCGTCGCGTCACTTCGCGCGCCAGCTCATCCAGCCGCGCCGCCCGCGCCGCCAAGTCATCGAGCACCGTGCGCAACTGGGCGAGGGTGTCGTCGATGTCCTCGGCCAAGGTGCCGGTCACGTGCGCGGCGTGCGCGATCTGATTCAGATTGCCGCCGATCTTCGCCAGGTGCTCCACCCGGACCTCATCCATCGCCCCCGCCGCCGACAACAGCACTCCGGCCAACGTCTTGCGCTTCGGCCACGGCAGCCACAGCCCCGCCTCATCGGTCTCGCCCGCCGCACGGCCACCGGTCGGGTTCAACGCCGACTCCGCCAGATACCGCGGCACCGTCATGTTCGCCTCCGCAGCGGCCTCCTCCAGCGCCGCGGCATCAGCCGCCGACACCGTCACCCGGAACCGCTTCGCCCCCTCACCGATGTTCTCCTGCCGCTTCCGATTTCGCATCCGCGCCACAGACTGCATCCGCCGCTTCGACGGCACCCCCGCATGGACCGTTGCAGCCTCACCGACGGCCGAATCCGGCCGCTCCGGCACCTGGGTGACCACCTCGGAATCCGCCTCTCTCTCCTGGCTCAGCGCAGCGACACCCGGCACCCGGGTGGACCTCGCCCCGCGAGGCGACACACACTTATGGAACATAAGTGTTAGCTTGCTCCGCCGGGGCCCGCGCTCTGAGCGTACCGGAGCGCGATCAGCCGGACCAGCATCAAACGCGACCGAACAGGGCCCGGTAGTGCTCCGCGCTGGACCGCAACGGCCCAACCGGGGAGCGTCGCCGCAGCGGTGGCCGGCGCGGTGACAAACGGTCCCTACGCGGTGCTGGCTGGAGCGACCGGTAAGGTCCAGACGCGACGAGACCCCGGCGGCTTCGCCCCGCCGGGGTCTCGTCTCTGTATTCAGGGAATCGCGTGGAAAGACTCTTTCCACGCGTGACTCAACTGGGAGTCACGTTCTTCACTTCCGCAGTTCGATCACCTGGGCGCCGTTGCCCGAGTGGCGCTGCGCGTCGTCTTCCAGCCAGTTGCGCACCGAGGTGAAGCCGACCTTGAGATCCCGCGCGATCCGGCTCGCCCCGTGCTCGGGGTGCTCGTCGTGACGGGCCAGCACGTGGGCGATCTGCTCGACCGAGGAACGCGCTCCGGTCGACCGGCGCACCTGGTGCGCCCGGGTCCACACCGATGCCGTGATCCCAGCGGGCGGTGCTCCGTGGGCGTCTGCTGCGTGGTGCTCCGCAGCGGAGCGGGTACGCGGGGTGCTCCGTTCGGCGCGAGCGTGCTCCGTAGCAACCTTGCGGTGCTCCGTGGGGTGCTCCGCAAGCTGCTCCGCAGCAGCGGAAGTGCTCCGCAGGGTGCTACGCGCGGATGCCGGGGTGCTCCGCTGGCTGCTCCGGAGACGGGCCGGACTGCTCGGTTCGTGCTCCGCACCCTGCTCCGTAGCAGTCGCTGAGTGCTCCGTAGCAGGGTGCTCCGCAGCGGTGCTCCGCTGCTCAGTGACCCGCGTAGCAGGGTGCTGTGCAGGCTGGCGGACCGGCGCGGTCTCCTCGGTGCCCGACTGGCCTGTCACCGGCTCTACCAGCCCGTCAGCAGGCACAGGCGTGGTCTGCGAGTCGTCCGGCTCGGTCGGGTGGGACGCGGTCTCCGTCGCGCCCGCTGTGGCGCTCCGCAGACTGCTCAGTTCGTGCTCCGCAAGGTGCTCCGCAGACTGCTCCGTGGCGGTGCTCCGTTGCGCCGCAGGGTGCTCCATAGCGGCCAGGGTGCTCCACTCAGCAGGCAAGGTGCTCCGCACGGATACCGGGGTGCTCTGTTCGTGCTCCGTAGCAGCAACCATCGGGCGCGGCGTAGCAGGTGCTCCGTGAGGGTGCTCCACAGCGGTGCTCCGCTGGACGGGGCGCTCTGCTCCGGACTGCTCCGCAGCGGGCTTGGTGGTCGGTTGTGCGACGCGGCTGAGTTCGGCCAGGCGGTCGGTGATGTCGTCGTCGGCGGGCACCTCGGTGGAGGCGACCGCGATGGCGGCGCCGAGTCGCTTGGACACCGCGTCCTGGGCGACCAGGGCCACGCCGATCATGATCGGCGCGACGGCGTGCACCGCGGCGTCGAACCAGGCGTGGGTGCGCAGGTATGGGTAGGTGTTCAACGTGATGGTCGCCGCCAGCAGTACCGCCTCGGTCCACCGGATCAGGGTCTCGCCTTCGGTGATCTTCCAGCGGGCCACCGCGTTGCCGGAGACCATGAACACCACCAGCACGGTGGAGATGAGTCCTTCGAGCAGGTAGCTGGCCCAGTACAGCGGGTCGGTGGGGCCGCCGGGTGCGACGTTGTGCTGGACGTTGACTGCTGACCACACCATCGCGGCGGCCACGACGCCGGCCAGGGCGCGGCCGGACCACTTCTTGATGCGGTACAGGTTCGCCAGCTGCGCGTGCGGGCTGGCCTGGCGGCGCTGCTCAGCCAACGCCCGGCGGGCGGTCACCAAGTCCTGGGCGTCCGCGCGCAGGATCTCCGCGTGCGCGCGGCGCACCTGCTCCGCGGTCGACTCGGCGGTCTCGACCTGAGCGATCTGTTCGAGCCGTTCGTGCTCGCGGATCCGCTCCGCCACCGCACGATTGGCAGCGAGCTCCGCCTCCGACAGTGCTGCGGTCAGCGCCGGGTCGGCCTGGTGCGCCAGCCGTTCCCGCGCGGTGCGCACCCGGTCGGGCAGGGCGCCGACGACCAGGCTGTCGCCATCCGGTGGTGTGGTTCGGGGTTTCAATCGGGAGAACATCAGCGGGAACCTTTCTCGGTGGCGGCCGCGGCGTCGAGGGCTCGTTGCAGGGCCTGGATCTGGGTCTCGTGGGTGGCTTGGATGCGGGCGATCTCGGCGGCGTGGTCGGTGCGCAGCTGCTCGCGGTCGGCGCGGGCCTCGGCGCGGGCGCTGATCAGTTCCTCACGCAGGCGCCCGATTTCGGTGCGATCGGCGGCGGCCTGAGCCTTCGCCTCCTCGCGGATGGTGTCGACCTGGGCGCGCAGGTCTTCTCGTTCGCTGCGGGCCTGCTCGCGAACCTGGGCGAGATCGGTACGCAACCGATCGGCCTCGGCGCGGGCGTCGGCGGCGGCCTGCTCGGCGACGGCCTGGGCGGACTCGGCGCGGACGCGGGCCTGCTCGGCTTCCTCGCGGGTGTCGTTGGCTTGGGTGATCTGGAGGGCCGCATCGTGCTCGACGCGGTCGACACGCTCAGCTGCCGCGCGGTCGACGGCGGCGATGCGTTCGGCTGATTCTGCCTCTACCGCAGCGATCCGGGAAGCCGATTCCCTGCGCACCTGCTCGACCTCGTCGCGCGCGGCGTCGACGAGAGCCTGATACTCGGCGATCCGCGCGTCCCGCTCGGCCAGCGCCGCGGCGACCCGGTCGGCGGCATCGCGCTCGGCCTGCTCGGCGCGATCGTTCGCGGCTTGCTCGGCTGCCACGATTCGGGCGTCGGCATCGCTGCGCGCCTGCTCGACCTCGCCGCGGGCGGTATCGACCGCGGCCTGATGCTCAGCGATACGGGCGTCAGCCTCGGCCAGGCGTTCGTCTCGCTCAGCGAGGGCGTCCAGCGCTGCACCCTCGGCCAGCTCCTTGTCCTCCAAGGCGCGGTCACGTTCGCGGCGGGCGGCGATGGCCTCGGCTTCAACCTCGGCCGCTGCGGCGCGAGCGGCGTCGACCTCGGCTTGGGACTCGGCACGGATACGGGTCACCTCCGCAACCGCAGCGTCCGGATCCCCGGCGGTGGCGACGATCTCGGCGACGCGGTCGACCAGCTCGGTCTGCTGGCGGCGGTGGGCGGTAGTGATCATCTCCCACTGCGCCAACAGTTCGGACAGGCTGGCCCGCGCCGAAGTCACCGGCCGCGGCGCCGGACGCTGGACCTTCGGCGTGGCACCGCCGGCGGCCTCGAGCTGCAGCTCACGGCGGCGCTGGAACGCCGTCGCACGGTCGTGACGCCGCCGCTCCCCGTCCGGATCGATATGGAACTCCCCGCAATATTCCGACCTCCGGCCCCGGCCCGGCGCCGGGGGTGGCAGCGGGTGCCCCGCCGCCACCCAATCCCCAGTCGCGGTGTCGTAGGCGACCGGGAACTGGCATACACGCTGCTCAGCGGCAGCATCGCCCCCGGTTTCCCCCGGGGCGGTCTCTGAATTCGTCACTCACCGATTCTATCATATATGTTTTCGTTCATTGTTTTAACGTTGAAGATTTACGTTTTAAAAGAACGTTATTCAGCTCACCGGGCGGCGACCGGCGGTGGCTCGTTCGGCCGGTCGCGCCGCGGGAAGAGCTCGATGACCAGGACTTCGCCGAGAGGCGGGGGTTGCGCAGGGGGAGAAGCGCCTCGTGGGTCGGTGTCGTCGTTCTCCTCGCCGCCCACAGCGCGGTATCGTCTCGGCTGAATCGAGCCAGGTCGCAGCCCTGTCCGATAGGGCGCGAGACGAAGTGCTCGCTTCCCATTCGCCGCACCCGGCCCGTGGAAAGACTCTTTCCACGGGCCGGGGCTTAGCTAGGAGTCACAGCCCATGACGACGGCAGACACACGCCGAGTCCTGCGAGTCCTGTTCTCGACGTTGAAGGGCGGCCCCGGTAAGACGACCAGCGCGATCCTGACGGCCGTCGCACTGGTGCGCCGGGGCCTGAAGGTGGTCGTCATTTGCGCCGATACCCGCACGCGCGGCGCGACCGACTGGGTGCAGGAGGCGGAGCGGGTCGGGGACCGGGTGCCGTTCCAGCTCGCGATCTGGCATGAGAGCGACGGGCCACTGTCGCAGTACGCCAGGACGACCGAGCGCTCGACTGGCGCCGATGTGGTGATCATCGATACCGGCGGCGAACAGCCGGAGAACTTCACCCACGGCTGCCTGTACGCGGACTGGCTGATCTGCCCGGTCGGCCCGTTCCGTGCCGAGCTGCGGCGGCTGGTGCCGACCTATCAGAGCGCGGTCGCGGTGAACGACTCCGGTTCCCCGCTCGAGGTCAGTGTCCTGCTGACCCGCTGCCCGGCCGCGCACAAGGGCAAGGCCAAGGAAGCCCGCGAAGTGCTCACCTCGAACCTGGTCAGCGACGCCGGCGAGCTGGATCCCGACACCCCGTACGCGCTGGGCTTGGACGTGATGAACACCGAGATCTCGCGCGGCGTCGCCTACGACGAGTTCTACGGCCTCATCCCCGAAGACGTCGGCGAGTACGACGACCTGGCGGAGGAGATCCTGGCCCGCCAGCGCGCAGACGAGGCGGCCTGATGCCCGCGCCGAGCCGACCGAAGAGGAACCGCGGCGGATCCGGTGGTTTACCGTCTACGGCGCACAGCGATACCGCGGAGATCGTCTCGGCTGTGCTGACCACCGCGCGAGCCGAGGTCTCGACCAACGGTGCGTCCGCCACTCCCCCGCCGGCCTCCCCGGCGGACGCGCTGCTGGCGGAGTTCGCGCACAGGCCGGACAACCCGCGGTGGGCGCGTGAGTACGACCCGGAAGCCGATCCGGAGCTGGCGGCCTTCGCCGCGACGGTCGACGAGTTCGGCATCCTGCAGGCGGTGACAGTGTGCTCGCGGGAGGCGTGGCTGGAACACCATCCCGGCGACAAGTTCGACGACGAGGTCCGCTTCGTCGTCATCATGGGCAACCGCAGGCTCGCCACCGCCCGGCACAAGAAGGTCGCCAGGCTGCCGTTCCACCGCAATGACGCGCTCGCCGATCCGAGGCTGAGCAAGGAAAGCGGGATCATCGAGAACTACCACCGCAAGCCCTACGACCCGATCCGTGAGGGCGGCGAGATGGCCGCGGTGCTCGCATTGACCGGCGAGAGTAAGCGGGCCTTCGCCGAGCGAATGGGAATCTCCCACACCCAGGTGAACCAGCGCCTGCAGCTGCTCGAGTTGATCCCCGAGTTCCAGGGCATGGTGTCGGACCTGGCGATGCCGGTGCAGA includes these proteins:
- a CDS encoding relaxase/mobilization nuclease domain-containing protein — encoded protein: MNPNINRGAKLGGLMVYLLGPGKANEHTDRHVVAGSASVMRAAWLGRFDGPESNRAARDVALEIAREMDLPRKLHGTRARMRARAASANTGAVEVIERPEKGEKGVLRDAPVWHCSLALRAEEGDLSDETWKAIAEDFMKEMGFVDPTQAGVRWVAVRHGRAGADRSGGDHIHIAASLIREDGSVVDTFMRDPVTGRPMGDYARSQKVVNLLEHRYGLEVLASREDGGALRGNSRAETERRDRSGGDLTERERLRLEVRALASASATEAEFVRRVRDAGISIRPRYSKGGEDVTGYAVRWRSPADIAADRKTEAARLASGGKPLTLEELTHTGPWCSGGLLSKDLALPALRDQWDDSPEARAEALKTWKAGRRSGGQRGREAQALDDPQLWARAHQDLQKWNDYLASIPPENHGEWARAAGRAAGVFAAWSRRVESKPGVFAAAATELTRSAQVPAHLRWRPPAAGQRPPGLGAVAVILIQLAKYADRNDPASETVRLVEQLMRTLVAIADAHTARQELLRAQQLRDRALEPLQILHQRQHQHAQHEARTSGISRQERIDQQAEQMRAAGVDEEYIRAWRTTARAFGTEPGSAVTGSASETPRPSTAPDISQTRDTGRGR
- a CDS encoding MobC family plasmid mobilization relaxosome protein, whose translation is MPGVAALSQEREADSEVVTQVPERPDSAVGEAATVHAGVPSKRRMQSVARMRNRKRQENIGEGAKRFRVTVSAADAAALEEAAAEANMTVPRYLAESALNPTGGRAAGETDEAGLWLPWPKRKTLAGVLLSAAGAMDEVRVEHLAKIGGNLNQIAHAAHVTGTLAEDIDDTLAQLRTVLDDLAARAARLDELAREVTRR
- a CDS encoding ParA family protein, giving the protein MTTADTRRVLRVLFSTLKGGPGKTTSAILTAVALVRRGLKVVVICADTRTRGATDWVQEAERVGDRVPFQLAIWHESDGPLSQYARTTERSTGADVVIIDTGGEQPENFTHGCLYADWLICPVGPFRAELRRLVPTYQSAVAVNDSGSPLEVSVLLTRCPAAHKGKAKEAREVLTSNLVSDAGELDPDTPYALGLDVMNTEISRGVAYDEFYGLIPEDVGEYDDLAEEILARQRADEAA
- a CDS encoding chromosome partitioning protein → MPAPSRPKRNRGGSGGLPSTAHSDTAEIVSAVLTTARAEVSTNGASATPPPASPADALLAEFAHRPDNPRWAREYDPEADPELAAFAATVDEFGILQAVTVCSREAWLEHHPGDKFDDEVRFVVIMGNRRLATARHKKVARLPFHRNDALADPRLSKESGIIENYHRKPYDPIREGGEMAAVLALTGESKRAFAERMGISHTQVNQRLQLLELIPEFQGMVSDLAMPVQKALKLAVLTAEDQRALLDLGQPYDPGWLITEPESGAEADGEDGKSLSTTAAVKIPKSSTPDDVAQVLRDKLDPALLDAVLNILTGDASLRDYTAHAD